CCATTTTTACTTGCTAATTGATGATGATGTACTGAAACTCTATGAGTGCACCTCCATTAGCTCATgacctaaaaataaaaacaaaagaaaagaagaattgatCAAAAGTGATAATTAAGCagtaaattataataacaaaagaTCTCAGTGACTAAATCTTAGAagaaatcaataaagaagataaaGATTGAAAGAAAAACTTAGCAGCCTAAGAAAGTTCAAAATTAgatcaaaattaggtttttttttaaaagacaTCATCTATTAAAAGACGGTAACCAAAAGACGAAAAAAGACTATTCAAACGAATCAAAATCAACAGCTAAACATCATCTATTGAAAGAATTTGATTGATAGGAGATGGATCGAAGAAGGAAGGGGAAGAAAATTTGAGATTTGACAAAGTCAGCGTCGCACGACCAATGGCATGACTTTTTTTCGAAAGACTATTAAAACCGGTTATTACTTATTATCTCAAACTATCGTAGGAATAATTTGCCGGGTCTTCAGTGGGCTTTTGGTTCTCAAAAAGCCACACGAATGTGTCATCTAGAAGATGATATTTGGGTGAAATACTTCCACACTTAATGTGCAGAttttagagttttatttataCTAGAAAAATACTGCAATGCAGTTACATTGTTTGTTACAGACTCTATCAAAACAAAGACTCTAACAAACTCAAGACTCTGATTTAACTTAGCGTAAACCTAGCCTTAGAATTCTTCCTTGTTACTCGGTCTTCTGACTCTGTGATAGTGCTTATCTTGTTATTGTTAACAAGATGCAGCTGGCGCAGTGTGGTGACTAACACCCTCCCTCAAGTTGAGCTGGAGTTTACGGATGTTCAATTTGTCACGCAGAAGTTGAAACTTAACGGAAGGCAGACCCTTAGTAAATAAGTCAGCTATTTGATCCCTTAAACTAATGAAGTGCACCTGCAGTTGTTTAGCAGCGACCCGTTCACGTACAAAGTGATAGTCAATCTCAATATGCTTTGTCCTTGCATGGAAGATAGGGTTTGTTGTCAGATAAGTTTCCCCCAGATTGTCACACCATAAGGAAGGCACAAGCGTATGAACCCCTAATTCACGTAACAGAGACTGAATCCAAATAAGTTCTGAAGTTGCAATAGCAATGCCACGATACTCTGATTCAGTGCTCGACTTTGAAACCGTCTTTTGTTTCCTGGCACTCCAAGAAATAAGATTACCCCCAAAGTAGATACAGTAACCACTTGTGGAACGCCTATCATCCAAATtacctgcccaatctgcatccgAATAGGCATTGAGAGAATAGTTCAAGACTGGTGAGAAGAACAAGCTGTAGTCAATTGTGTGCTTCAAATAGCGCAAGATTCGTTTAACTAGTTCCCAATGCTCCAAATATGGCTCATGCATAAACTGACAGGCCTTGTTAACAACCACTGCTATGTCAGGCCGCGTGATATGCAGATATTGCAAGGCCCCCACAACACTTCTGTAAAGAGTGGGATCTGCAAACAACTCAGCACCTTGTCGACGAACTTGTAGGTTAGTAGCCAGTGGAGTGCAAACCGGCTTAACCCCATCTAGTTTAGTGCGATGTATTAAGTCTGAGATGTATTTCCGTTGTGAAAGCATTAATTTGCTACCTTGACGTAAAACTTCAACACCTAGGAAATAAGAAAGAAGACCCATATCTTTCACAGCAAATGCAGTGCCTAAATCAGTCACCAGTTGATCTATCAATGCATACGAAGAGCCTGTCACAATTATATCATTAACATATATCAACACATATGTGGTTGACTTACCAGAAATTCTGATGAAAAGAGATGAGTCTGCCACTGACGCCTTGAACCTCAACTGGAGAAGATGACTGCTGAGACGAGAAAACCATGCACGCGGTGCCTGTTTGAGGCCATACAAGGATTTATGGAGCTTGCAGACGTGATCAGGGAAGTTAGGATCGACATAGCCAGCATGCTGCTTCATGTAGACATCCTCCTCCAAGACACCATGCAAAAATGCATTTTCAACATCAAGCTGACGCAACTGCCAGCCATTCATCACCGCAAGCGATAGTACTAGTCTGATAGTGCATGGTTTGATCACCGGTGAGAAAGTTTCTCCATAATCCACCCCCTCTTGCTGTGTAAACCATTTAGCAACCAAGCGTGCTTTATAGCGATGTATAGAACCATCATGCCAGACTCAAACTCTACAAGTGAGTAAGTTCCATTTCGTATTAGTGCATTTATCTGAGTGTCCGTGGCGTCTCTCCATTCTGGTATTTTGCAAGCTTTAGAGTAGCAAGTCGGCTCCATAAAATCTTCGTCATGCAGTGGATATTTAGTGGCAGCAAGACACAATTTATGAATTGGTTTGGTAATGCCTGATTTAGCACGTGTGACCATCATGTGATCTTGTTGCACTTGCTGTAGAGTAGTTTGAATCTCAGAAACAACATGAGCAGTAGACAAGGAATTCATTGCAGACTCTTCTGAAGCAGCCGGAGAAACATCTGGAGAATTTGGAGCATTTTCCTGAGACTGCAGCTCTAATGCTGGTGACAGCGGATGCTGCAGTTGCAGCTGATCAGGAGAAGATGGGCTGAAAACTGCAGAGCTAAGAAAATCTGTGCTTGTTGCAGGAATCGGCTGACAAACGTCAAGAGCTTGCTGCTGTTGAGGAGAGAATGGGAATGTGGTTTCTTCAAATCTCACGTGACGTGAAATATACTGCCTATTGGTTGGCAGATGAAGGCAAATATAGCCTTTATGCGCTGCACTGTACCCTAAAAAAACACAAGGAAGTGACATGGGTTCTAATTTTTTTGCATTGTATGGCCTTAGACAGGGATAAGCTAAGCAACCAAACACCCTTAAAAAGGTATAATTTGGTTTCTTATTGTACAACAACTCAAGAGGCGTTTTTGAATCTGTTTTAGTTTTAGGCACCCTATTAATAAGATAACAAGCAGTTTTAAAAGCCTCCGACCAAAAGTCTTTTGGCAAGTGAGCATGAAATAGAAGTGCTAGACCACTTTCTGTTACATGCCTTATACGACGCTCTGCAAGACCATTCTGAGCTGAGGTGTGAGGGCAGGAAAATCTATGTTGGATGCCTGAACTATTTAAATAGGAGGTAATTCTTTTGTACTCAAGAGCATTGTCAGATTGAAAAACCTTGATTTTGTAACCAGTTAAATTTTCTacttgtttgtgaaaatgaacaaAGATATTGTAAGCATCAGAACTATGAACCATTGGAAATACCCATGTGTAATGAGAGaaaatatccattaacaacaggtAATAGCGAAAACCATTCCTTGATAGTTGTGGAGAAACCCAAATATCAGAAACAACCAAACTTAAAGGAGTATCAAAGGTAGTAGTACTGAGAGAAAAGGGAAGTTTTCTACTCTTGCTAACATGACAAGAGTGACAAAAATCGAACTTCTTATGCAAAACAGGAAGAGAGTAATTCCTAATTATTTTTGAAACAGTTCCCAGCATGGGGTGACCCATGCGCTGGTGCCAAACAGGTAAACTGGCTGAGAGAAAAGACTGGGGCATTTTGGATGGATGAAAGTCACCTACGCCATCGAAAACATACAACCCATTCTCATTCATCCCCTTTAGCAGCACTGCCCCTGTGCATTTGTCCTTCACAAGAAAAAAGCTTGTGTGAAACTCAAAAATCACGTTGTTGTCCTTACAGAATTTAGAAACAGATAGAAGATTTGTTTTAATCTTAGGCACATGATAAATCTGATTTAATATAAAGCAACGTGAATTATGAGTGAATGTTGCGTTACCAATATGCGCAATCTCCAGACCATTACCATTACCTACACGAACTTGATCCGTGCCTTCATACTCATGCGGTATGCAGATGTTGTTCACATCAGGAGTTAGATGATAGGTCGCAGCAGTATCAGTTACCCATTGTCCATTAGGTTGACCACCTGGTAAGGCAATATAAGCCTCAGGCGTTTTTGCATGTTGCTGAGCATCTCTGTCATAGCGAAACCAGCATCGATCTGTAGTATGGTTACGCTTTTTGTAAATCTGACAATAGACTGTACCATTACCACAATTTCTTGGAGGCTGTTGAGGACGACGATTATTGTTTGGCGGATTTGGTCCTCCCGGTGTATTTTGGACTCCTCTTGGTGCAGGTCTGCTTgcagacgacgaggaagaactgATAATTATATGGGCCTATGAGTATTCAAAGACACCGAGAAGAGGTAGGTCAACTGGTCAAGCTTTCACGAACTTTATTAATTATATGGGCCTATGAGTATTCATCTCTGAGGCTGAGCCAACGTTTTACTCCAACATACTTCCCGCGAATAAACGCACAGTCAGCAAAACAAAACAGAGTAGTAATCAATGAAATTGTTGATTCTAAAGAGAGAAACAGTAATTTTTTTTCTCCCACTAGTAGTATCACAGAAGACCGACCAagaagaaattaatcaaacaaaatccagtgaagaggaagaaaaagatAGAAGATGACTGTACTAgtaaaaccaccaccaccaccggcaAACGATGAATTCAAATGGGGACCTACACCAGCTATGTTATTCAATCAATCTCCTTCTTCAAGGATTCCGGTAGATTTTAGTCCACCACTAATCGCCATGGTTGTTATTGTAATCACAGCTTTTGTAATCGTTACTTACTTCCGTTTAATCTCACGTCATTTACTTCCTCCAATAATTCATCTTCTTCGTAAATGGAGAATCCGTTGGCGATTATATCGCCATCGTCGGAGATCTTATAATCCAGATATTGAATCATCATTTTCACCTCCATCAGATTCTGCTTTTCATTACTTATCATCATATGGTCTTGATGATTCTTTAATCAAAACTATTCCTCTTTCAATTTATTcagcaaaaacaaaaaccaaatcgATTCTTGATTGTGCTGTTTGTCTTCTTGAATTTGAAGAAAATGATTATATTCGAACACTTCCGATTTGTTCACATTCGTTTCATGTTGATTGCATTGATATTTGGCTTAGATCTCATGCTAATTGTCCTCTTTGCCGTGGTGGAATTTTTCCACCGCAACAGCTTAATTCATCATCGCCTTTTATTCCATTAATGGCTTCAAGAATCAGACCTAGAATCGAAGATATTGATATTCTTGAAAGTATTCTTTCCGAATCAAGAAACTATGAAAATTCAAATTCATCTGTCTGTGAAATTCGAAATGATTCTTTTGATCATCATTGTCATCGAGATTCAGCGACGTCACCTGGTAGAATCATTAACGAAATCGACTTTAATTCTAACAATAATAATAACCGAAACTTCTTATTAAAACGATCTTATTCGTTTGGGTTCGAGAGGAATTTGTTACCCTCTTCTGATAATCGATTACTTAGTGAAACAGCCACAACATCATCACCGTGGAGAAGAAGTTTCTGGAGTAAAAGAACAACATCACCGTTTAGTTGTACAACAGTTTCATCGAAATCTAGAGTTTTCTCATTACGTTACTACAGAGGAGGAATTAAATCACCATTCTTCCGACGGAGTCGAGGATCGTCGTCGTTCTTTCCTCTATCAGAATCTAACTTCCAGTACGGCGGCGGTGGAGGTGGATATTCTTCGCGGCGGAGTAAATCGATGACGAGTCCGTTTTTCATGAGATCGTCGGCGGCTCAGCCATCGAGTCGGTTGAGATGCGGTGATCCGGAAGCTCTGTTATCACCGGAGAGATTGAGTAGACGGTAGTAGTGAGAGTCTGTCCCACGAGGCATCATCCGAAACATATGATCTCGGAAAATGGACGGTGTGCAGTAGTGTTTGAAAAATGGGACAAGCTTTAATGGTTGTAGCGTGGTGCATATTAAATGAGTTGCCGGGTGAAGTTAAAGCCTCATTAAAGATTCAGCTCAGCATTAATTGAAAAATTGACGAGAGAGGGAAAGCAAAACAGCAGTGGGAGAGATAGAGTGGAATTCTCAGCTCTCTATCaatgttttctgtttttatttttgtaggttttgggGAGGGTTTGGTGGGTTTCTCGTAAATGCTACTGTTTGGGTTTGCTGGGAAATGGGGATTAGATAtttcataagaaagaaaaaaagtggtGAATAGTGAATAGAATAAAATTTGGATCTTGAtggagttttttgttttttttggaacCTGTATTTTATTAAAGTTATTAACGGGTTATCACACGATGATCAAAGATTCATCGGTTATAATTGAGTGATATGCAATGAATCTGAAATATCAAAACTGAAGAGCAGGGCGTTGAGCAAGGCAGTCAATGTAGGTTGTACCGGCCGATAATATAGATTTTTTCGTGTATTGGAAAAAACCTTTATAATATCTAAAAtatcggtgatacaaggagtgaATGATAAAAACGTTCATATCGACCGGTACAAACCGATATATCGGGTTCATCGATACACTGTGAATATCGGTAAGGGTAATCTGGTAGAATAAATTATTTAGACTCATCTATAAACAAAACCCTTCTTcctaataattttcttttttatttcattttttttaatgagTTTCTTATCCTTGAAATTACTATGGTTCTTTATTGCTCATTCTCTTCTTCCGAAGATTTATCAAATGAGAATTCATTATCGTTAACGTTTTTAAATATCAATAATTCAGGTTAGTAGGAACGAAAGGGTCATCTGAAATAGGAGTAGTAGATAAGGGGTAAAAAGCGGAATGTGATTGAATTTGTATAATGAAGCTTTTGATCTTGAGAATTAATGCATCATATGACACCAAATTTTTTAAATTGAAACATTTATAAATATTTAGAATTCTAGTCTTAATGACGTATCACCGAAAAAATTCGATATAATATTTTGGATAGGTGTATCggacccgaccgatacgatacTGATACACGATATAACTACTTTGGGCATTAACATCAATTTTCAGATCCGAGATGCATCGAGAGAAGATGTTGGAGTCGAAAGTGAGAAGGCCTCGGTttaatgctttccacaagaaaaactcTACTTTTGATGGACACGACACTGTCCATAAGAGCTTGGATGATGGTAGAGGTATTCGATGCGCTTGATTGAAGATGCCAGCCATGCGACTGCGTTCATATGCCGTAGTGTACAACCCAATCATTAActgtatgtctttttttttcccaTCTTGATCCATTAGTTGGTGTTTACTAGAGAAGACCGAGGTTACAACTACTAATAATGCTACTAAAATAGAAGCAACAGGTATTACAGACTCAACCTATATAAGACTAGTGTAATTAAAAAACAGGGAGAACAAGTTTGCTTAAAGGTAAGATACAATGAACTGATACTAAATGAGAGTAAAGGATTTGAGTTCATCGGCCCGAAAAACACATCGTTTACGCTTCTATGGGATCAAAAGTTGTTGTTGCTGagtgttgttgataatttagtGATTGTTGCGAATCTTGTTGACCTTAAGGCTTTCAAGTTTTGCTCATTCTTCTTGTATACGTAGCGAGAAACCAGACGAAAGCCCaagatgatgaaaaaatattgttgAGGTTGAAATATATATGAAGAGCAGTCACTCTGACTGCCTCGCAAATACTCCAGATATTGGAAGATCTAAAACCCGACACAAAGGAGTTTAAATCCTTTTTAAACAAAAAAGCCTTGGTCACACTCAACAATCAAATATCTCTGATTAACTTTTTGAGTtagaagagtggttaccaaacatattagtcCTTTAATGTTTGAAGACAATCcaaagggttgagtgcttaaagtaTTCAAAGAGACtgaaacaacttaagatagtggacttttTTTTGCCCATACAAACCTTccaagcatatcatcatcgcaatcagaaaggcaAGAATAGGCCTATGAGCTAAAGAGTCAGAATAAATACAATTTCGTGCCAGTCAATGCTCGggagtttaaagaacattttaATTGCGACTCAACAGTCCAGACACCAAACAGcttaaagtcaaggcctcttgcaattgagcgcaatggagtttggcAAATTTTGAAATCCGCTGGAGAGGATGGATGCTCATTTCCTGGAGACAGAACCTTATGACACATTCCAGAGAGGATCGATGGAGTTCACTCGGGATTTGATGAAATTTCAAAACCGTGGAAGTTATACCGACTAAAGTTCATACttgcaaaaagaagaaagaaaaagatgtaCTTACCTTGATGCCTACGATTGGCACGCTCGTGGTGGAGATGTTGATAGCGACGAATAGGAGCCGGctgctgcagacgaaagcacggagccaGACGAGAAACAAAAAACGGAAGAGGGTTGTTACCCCTTTTTATACGAATAGAGTTtatagaagaaggattccttttttctccatgaacgggaatagatgtctGGGTCCAtaacactcatgctccataggcGAGCTAGCAACACACTACTACGAAGACCACTGGCCGCGCGGTCCCGTTGCTGAAGGACGATtagaattttcctggtaatatctacctgctttatcttttcaattttagtttcgtctgtcaccatctaatgcttaccccgcaacaatgtcactgttacgctctaagcaggggacttaatgttgatggtggtttttagtatatggcgaaaactgtaaaaatcTGTCTACCTGACCtaacatcagaagtagtagaccttgatatgtctatattccgcaaggaatttgatgaatataTCAGAATCaaatgagtgcctatgtctctcttaaTATTATAttaaaactcaagctcctagatgaattattcactagtatagagcctaatgagtatttaagctcctagccgcattactcactaatgccagaGCCTGCCGACTATTCattctatgttatgttccccagccgaa
This DNA window, taken from Papaver somniferum cultivar HN1 chromosome 3, ASM357369v1, whole genome shotgun sequence, encodes the following:
- the LOC113359885 gene encoding RING-H2 finger protein ATL65-like, producing the protein MTRVTKIELLMQNRKRSPTPSKTYNPFSFIPFSSTAPYGYAFCKSDNRLYHYHNFLEAVEDDDYCLLADDEEELIIIWAYEYSKTPRRVKPPPPPANDEFKWGPTPAMLFNQSPSSRIPVDFSPPLIAMVVIVITAFVIVTYFRLISRHLLPPIIHLLRKWRIRWRLYRHRRRSYNPDIESSFSPPSDSAFHYLSSYGLDDSLIKTIPLSIYSAKTKTKSILDCAVCLLEFEENDYIRTLPICSHSFHVDCIDIWLRSHANCPLCRGGIFPPQQLNSSSPFIPLMASRIRPRIEDIDILESILSESRNYENSNSSVCEIRNDSFDHHCHRDSATSPGRIINEIDFNSNNNNNRNFLLKRSYSFGFERNLLPSSDNRLLSETATTSSPWRRSFWSKRTTSPFSCTTVSSKSRVFSLRYYRGGIKSPFFRRSRGSSSFFPLSESNFQYGGGGGGYSSRRSKSMTSPFFMRSSAAQPSSRLRCGDPEALLSPERLSRR